Genomic DNA from Caldalkalibacillus thermarum:
CGTAATCCTCAAAAGAACGTGGCACTTGAACACCTTCTCGACGCTTTACCTTGACCAGTTCAAACAATTGGTGTGCCGGGGCAACCCCTTTTCCATTTTCATGCGTAAAAATAAACAAACCCCGTACATTCATCTCCCCGCGTGCCGCCGAACGGTCAAAATCAAATAGGTTTGTTAAGGCATCCCAAAAGTCCGCCAAATCGTCCGATGTGACACCTGTTTTTTCCGCCAGAATAGGATTGAAAAAGCCATGTGTACGGTATAATCCGTAGGGAATCAAGGGCTTTCGCCCCATCTCCGTTTGCTTTTTGCGTCGATCCGATTCTTTCGTAATGGCGATCCGGGTAATCGTCAAGTCCCAAGGGAAAACCGGATCGATTGAACGTGAAAAAGTCAATTGCATAGGTCCTCTGACTTGCCCTGCGTTGAGACCTGTCGACATGACAGCCCCAAACATGCGGATATCGAAATATTTTTGGCACAAAGCGTTTTGTGCATTCTGGCGTGTTTCCTCGTCAATTTTCATGTTTTTGGCCGCCTGTGCCAAACGTTTCGCAATATTTTTCAAAGAGGCTTCTAATTCTGACTTAAGACCTTCCTCTTCCAGTCCTTCCAGTAACTTACTTCGGATATCTTTTTCTTTGACATCTTCAGCCGCATAAATCAATCTATCCTCTTCTAATGTGATTCCAGCTTCTTCTAAACCAGACAACCAGTCTATGAGCGCCGTGTTTTCTCTTTCTTCGCCGCTAAGGGAAATCTCCGCCAATTGTACCCCAATTTCTTTATAGGCCTGAAAAATCAGTGAATTGAGTGCCGTTTGACTTTGGATAAAGATGTTCCGGCGAAGGACATTGGCCACATAGTCACGAATTTTCCGCTTGATCGCCACATCAGTGACAATGCCATGCATCGTTTCGGGATCTACACGTGGCAGGTTCCCCGCATCGGGATCGCCATTCGGGTTTCCATCCTTGACATCGTAAAACAAGACAAATTCATGCCGCTTTTTCGGATCCAGATAATGTTTCATTATTGCAGATTCCTCCAATCTTTTTTTATTTTTTGCGCTGACTCCTGAAGGCTGCCCGTTGGTGATAGAAACCAAGCCCAAATTCCGCCTGTTGCTTCAAGGTAAGTGTAGTAGGAAAGCCCCCTGCTTTATCCAGTTGCTTGATCACCTCTTCCAACAGCCGTCCCATTTCGGGAGACACTTTCGGTAAATGTGCAGTCGTCGTAAGCCTCAAAAGGGGACCAAAAGTGGACGCCGGAGCGGTGGACGCTGCGCCATAAAAGCGTTGAACAACTGTGGTTCCAACTTTATATCCGGAAGCCCGCTGTTGGATTTCTTCTAAGACGGCCAGCAGGCGACCGCAAAGATAGGATGGCTCCAAATACCCAAGGTTGAGAGATTCCATCGTTTTTGATTCCTCCTTTCCGTATGTGAGCGCCAGTTTGAGAACACTAGCGAGAGCGTGGTATTTCCAGGTTTCTGTGGGATCTGTCAAGACTTGCGGCAAACGGAAACGATTGAGAGCGGCGACCAATAGTTGATTCGGCGGGGTGTATCCTTGATAGATGGTGCGCAAAATTTGTCTGACCAGGTTGACATCAGAGACCTCGATCGCCTGAAGAATCACAGGCAAGGGTTGAACCTTGTCCTGCTCCCCCTGTGGATGGACGATGCGTATCGCATCCAAGTATTGACCCAGGTTTGTTAACAACCGTGAGACCGATGTATGAATCCATTCTCTGACCACAAGGCGTCCCTTGTTGGCAGAGAGGACAGCCATGTGAAATGATGCTTCATCTATTCGTAATGCCTGCTCACGGCCTGTCTTAGGAAGTTTGACCAACTCTTGCAATTGCTCAAGTTCCGGAGGGGGAACCCGCCGCTTCTCTTCTTCGTCAAAGACCAGATTTTGGATGGGGGCTGCAAACAACTTCTGGTCCAAGGTAATCCCTTTCCAACTCATTTCTGCCGGTTGCTTCAACCAATACACAGCGATCTGCGATCGTAAAATGTCTCTTTCATTAAAAAGTACAACCGTGTGATGCTGCGAATCTCGCAACAAATAATTCAACGTATCCACGGTCAAAGTAGCACAAGAAAAACAGACCGGCACATTGTTCGTCTGGCTTTTTCCCATAGATTCAAAAGATGGGCTGTTAAATGATGTCAATTGACAGGATTGGCCAAATACCATTACGGGATTAGGCAAATAACGTACATATGGTTTTTTCTTGCCACATATGGAGCACTCGGCCTTATCGTTAGACAGTAGGTTCTCTGCCAAATATTCCGACCAAAATCGTTGTATCTCAGGTCTTTCAAAGGGAAACAACTCCTGATCAATTTTAAAGGTAATCGTCTCTTTTGCCTTGATCTTTTGACGAAACTCCTCAGGAAGCGGTTGGTTTAAAAACTCTAGGATCTTTGCCAATTCCTCGATGCCGGTTTTGGCGTAAGCCTCCTGAAGAAGCTGGACAAACCCTTGATGCATTAATTTCGCTTCATCCACTTTCATTTCATTTTCGGGAACGCCTAACACGTACCGGGCATCGTCTAATAACAGGTATGGCTTAAGATTATCTTTCGACACCCTTCCTGAGCGTTTCCGGTCGGGCGCCTCAACTATACGATATTCCCCTTTCTTAAACGGCCCTTTGAGATGAGGCTTTACCCCGCTCAAATCAATCACCCAGGTGACAGATTTGGGTTTATAGGAAGCGGGTGGCAACTTTTTAGCCTTCTGCAGTTTTGTCGCCAATTCTATCAGTTCATAAAGCATCTTCTCCCTCCAATCGATACAACTCCATATATTTTTCCTGCGGCACATTCAACCAGCCATCTTCAACGCACGCCTCGAAAAATAGCGGTTGTGTAAACCCAGAGGCCACTCGGGTTTCCTTTTCGTCATGCCGAAGGAATTCCACCTCCTTTCGCGAATCATCCTCGATAAAAGCAAAATCAAACAGCATGGTACCCACATCAATGTTGACTGATTGCGTTACGTCATCAGCATCCACCGGGGAAAAATAGGCTGCAAATTCGCGTGTCCCCAAATAGGGCGTGTGATGGTACTGCCCCCGCTCCACCCTGCGGTTGAACTGATCCCGGTATTTAAATACCGGATCGACTGCTCGCGGTTTGAGGACAATATCCGCTGTGATCAGATACGCCACATCCTTGAGAATCAGGCTTGTCCTCTGCGCGCGGTCTTTTTCGATTAAAATCGGGGTTCTGCTTTGCTTGTTCATCAACTCATTGCGCAATATGGCATACTGTTTTCCAAGTTGGAGCACGCCGATTTTACGGATTTCATAGCGAAACTCGGGCTTCCAGAAGATGGCTTCCAGCACCCCCCTAGCTGCGCTGGGCGTAATCAGTGGATAACTGATCCGTTCCACCTTAAACTCAGGCCGGGTAAAACAGGCATACTCTCCCCAAACTTTCACCTGCACTCGCGCGCGTTGTTGCATCTTTTCTCT
This window encodes:
- the cas7c gene encoding type I-C CRISPR-associated protein Cas7/Csd2, which translates into the protein MKHYLDPKKRHEFVLFYDVKDGNPNGDPDAGNLPRVDPETMHGIVTDVAIKRKIRDYVANVLRRNIFIQSQTALNSLIFQAYKEIGVQLAEISLSGEERENTALIDWLSGLEEAGITLEEDRLIYAAEDVKEKDIRSKLLEGLEEEGLKSELEASLKNIAKRLAQAAKNMKIDEETRQNAQNALCQKYFDIRMFGAVMSTGLNAGQVRGPMQLTFSRSIDPVFPWDLTITRIAITKESDRRKKQTEMGRKPLIPYGLYRTHGFFNPILAEKTGVTSDDLADFWDALTNLFDFDRSAARGEMNVRGLFIFTHENGKGVAPAHQLFELVKVKRREGVQVPRSFEDYVIQGPVSKRETDVPLEGFPGVIVTRLV
- the cas8c gene encoding type I-C CRISPR-associated protein Cas8c/Csd1; its protein translation is MLYELIELATKLQKAKKLPPASYKPKSVTWVIDLSGVKPHLKGPFKKGEYRIVEAPDRKRSGRVSKDNLKPYLLLDDARYVLGVPENEMKVDEAKLMHQGFVQLLQEAYAKTGIEELAKILEFLNQPLPEEFRQKIKAKETITFKIDQELFPFERPEIQRFWSEYLAENLLSNDKAECSICGKKKPYVRYLPNPVMVFGQSCQLTSFNSPSFESMGKSQTNNVPVCFSCATLTVDTLNYLLRDSQHHTVVLFNERDILRSQIAVYWLKQPAEMSWKGITLDQKLFAAPIQNLVFDEEEKRRVPPPELEQLQELVKLPKTGREQALRIDEASFHMAVLSANKGRLVVREWIHTSVSRLLTNLGQYLDAIRIVHPQGEQDKVQPLPVILQAIEVSDVNLVRQILRTIYQGYTPPNQLLVAALNRFRLPQVLTDPTETWKYHALASVLKLALTYGKEESKTMESLNLGYLEPSYLCGRLLAVLEEIQQRASGYKVGTTVVQRFYGAASTAPASTFGPLLRLTTTAHLPKVSPEMGRLLEEVIKQLDKAGGFPTTLTLKQQAEFGLGFYHQRAAFRSQRKK
- the cas5c gene encoding type I-C CRISPR-associated protein Cas5c, whose amino-acid sequence is MQQRARVQVKVWGEYACFTRPEFKVERISYPLITPSAARGVLEAIFWKPEFRYEIRKIGVLQLGKQYAILRNELMNKQSRTPILIEKDRAQRTSLILKDVAYLITADIVLKPRAVDPVFKYRDQFNRRVERGQYHHTPYLGTREFAAYFSPVDADDVTQSVNIDVGTMLFDFAFIEDDSRKEVEFLRHDEKETRVASGFTQPLFFEACVEDGWLNVPQEKYMELYRLEGEDAL